The sequence below is a genomic window from Nitrososphaerota archaeon.
CGCAGGAGTCACCAGCAATCTTACACCTGAAGCAATTTTCTTGCCCCTGATTATAGATGCGACTATTTTGATATCCTCGAGCCTTGCATTGGTGCAACTTCCAACGAAAACTTGGTCTATCTTGACTTCGCCAATTTTCTCTATGGGCTTCACGTTATCAACTGCGTGCGGCAGAGCAACTTGCGGGGTCAGTTGGGCTGCATCTATCTCGAAAGTCTTTTCGTATTGCGCATCAGCATCTGGACGAATCTCTGTATATTGGTCTGCTCTTCCCATCTGCTTAAGATATGCTTTGGTTTTAGAGTCTGAGGCTATCAGTCCAACTTTTGCACCCGCTTCGACTGACATGTTTGGGAGTACAAGGCGTTCTGACATCTTCATATTTTCGATCGTGTTTCCTTCAAATTGCATAGCCTTGTAGGTTGCTCCCTCTGCACCCAGCATTCCAATTATACGCAGGATAATATCTTTTGAATAGACTCCTTTGGGGAGTTTCCCGTCTATAACAAAGCGAAAGGTTTCAGGAACTCTAAACCATGTCTTGCCGAAAGTCATTGCTACTGAAACGTCCGTTGCGCCCATCCCAGTCGCGAAAGATGCCAACGCGCCTGCCATTACGGTATGAGAGTCTGTGCCTACTATGATTCTTCCTGGTGCAGCATATTTCTCTGCAACTACCTGATGGCATATTCCAGTTCCAGCTTCTTCAAATACGCAGCCGCTGCTCCTTGCAAACTCTCTTAACACTGCATGATCATTTGAAACCTCTAGTCTTGGGGAGGGGACTGCATGGTCGATGAATATTATGACTCTCTGTGGATCGAAGAGCTTGCCCTTTCCAAGTTCCTTGAGCTTCTTTACGACCATCGGCCCGCTGGCATCGTGAGTGAAAGCGTAATCAACTTTAACAATCGTGCTATCTCCAGCAGAAACGCTTGTTCCTGAATGAGAGCTTACGAGCTTCTCGGCAAGCGTCTTTCCCATTTCTTATCCGAAATATTCAGGAATTTGTCGGCTATAAAATGTTTGGCGGCATTTATCCTTCTAACGTATCCTCCTCTCTGCACGATTTCAAAGCGTAATCAATGTTGTATGATCTTGCCATCAAGTTCGTCAGAGGCAGCTAAGGCTTAAACTCTGCATGTATTGCTGCTATATAGGATGAGCGGGGAGGATTACGTTTCTAGTTTTGTTAGAAATACACTAGGCCTTGCAATTGGTTACGATTTGGTTTTACAGACATCCGAGATACACACAATTGTTGAGCATCTTTCTGGGTATAAATCTCCAGAGCAAGCCTTCGATGCACCTGTCAACAGTATTTTGAACGCTATAAACTCGAAGATACTTGATGAAAGATTGGGTTCAGGGAAGCCATTCGTCAGAAAGGCGTTATGGCCTGAAGGAGTTAATTTTGCAGTAGCACTTACTCATGATGCAGATAGACTGACTGCACCTCTAAGCCATGTCAGGAAAGTTAGGAAGCGATTTCCTTTGTCCCTTATAATAAAACGAATCCTGTCTCTTGATGATCCATATTGGAATATTGAAAAAATGGTTAATTTGGAAGCAGAACTGAACTTCACATCGTCATTCTATCTGCTCGTGCACGACTACAGCCTGGATAGAAGAAGAGACTACATCAAGTCAATTGGGGCTAAAGGCTGGGAAATAGGCTTGCATGGGTCGTTCGGAACTCATGATAATGCAGAAATGATGCGAGAAGATTTCAACACCTTTGAAAAAGAAACTGGGCAGAAACCAAGAGGGATACGAGAACACTATCTGGAATTCGATCCTTCAAAGACATGGCAGATAATGGACGAATTAGGTTTCATGTACGATACAACGTGGGGCTTCAACAAGAAGCCTGGGTTTAGGGCTGGTCTATGTTTCCCCTACCATCCTCCATCCCCAAATTTTGAACCCTTGAACATCCTTGAGCTACCATTAACATTGATGGACACATCGCTCTGGGGATACATGCACCTGCAGGAAGAAGACGGTTTTGCAGAGGTTGAGCGAACAATCTCTAAGGTCAAAGAGCATCGCGGATTATTTACGCTATTATGGCACCAAGAAGCACTGCAGATGAAAGGCGGGAGACTCTACCCTCGCATTCTAAGGCGTCTTGCAGGAGAGAGTTGCTTCGTTTCCAACGCTGAGAGAATGGCAGAATGGTGGCTAAACAGAGAGAGATCGGAAATCCAAGAAAGTAAGCGAGGAAGGTCTTTCAG
It includes:
- a CDS encoding 3-isopropylmalate dehydratase large subunit yields the protein MGKTLAEKLVSSHSGTSVSAGDSTIVKVDYAFTHDASGPMVVKKLKELGKGKLFDPQRVIIFIDHAVPSPRLEVSNDHAVLREFARSSGCVFEEAGTGICHQVVAEKYAAPGRIIVGTDSHTVMAGALASFATGMGATDVSVAMTFGKTWFRVPETFRFVIDGKLPKGVYSKDIILRIIGMLGAEGATYKAMQFEGNTIENMKMSERLVLPNMSVEAGAKVGLIASDSKTKAYLKQMGRADQYTEIRPDADAQYEKTFEIDAAQLTPQVALPHAVDNVKPIEKIGEVKIDQVFVGSCTNARLEDIKIVASIIRGKKIASGVRLLVTPASQKVYMEAVKDGTIQTLLEAGAVVTPSGCGMCFGALGGVPADGERVFSTTNRNFQGRMGNPKAFTYLGSPAMAAATALKGVITHPAEVL